Proteins encoded in a region of the Pseudomonas denitrificans (nom. rej.) genome:
- a CDS encoding amino acid permease: MAEAKKGSMGFWSCTALVVGNMVGSGVFLLPSSLAAFGGLSLFGWLVSSTGAVILAFTFARLARLNPGAGGPYAYTRDGFGSFAGYLCAWTYWKAAWIGNAAIAVTLVGYLRVFIPALADPLLMVATAIGAIWLCTLINLRGITAFAVVQNCLTALKLIPLLLVGILGWFHFNPDYLTIPAPSELPNMGYAQAIATTAALTLWSFIGLESATVPADDVRDPKKTIPRATLFGTLAAAAVYILSITAVQGLMPPEVLAKSTSPFADAARILLGTWGYYLVAGGAVIACLGALNGWVLLQGQIPVAPARDGLFPESLGKLNKNGAPANGLLSSGLLVTALVMVDGHGELVEVFNVIILLGTMTGVVPYAFCTAALIQMLAVKPESFSPRSRPQVLAIGCLGFLYSLWALYGTGQQAIFWGFLVFMAGIPMYTWRQYRNRAQGLPMAAGD, translated from the coding sequence ATGGCGGAAGCGAAAAAGGGCAGCATGGGGTTCTGGAGCTGCACCGCGCTGGTGGTTGGCAACATGGTGGGGTCGGGGGTGTTCCTGTTGCCGTCGAGCCTGGCCGCGTTCGGCGGGCTCAGTCTGTTCGGCTGGCTGGTGTCGAGCACCGGGGCCGTGATCCTCGCCTTCACCTTCGCCCGGCTGGCGCGGCTCAACCCTGGAGCTGGCGGGCCATACGCCTATACCCGTGACGGCTTCGGCAGCTTCGCCGGCTATCTCTGTGCCTGGACGTACTGGAAAGCCGCCTGGATCGGCAACGCCGCCATCGCCGTCACGCTGGTCGGTTATCTGCGGGTTTTCATTCCGGCACTGGCCGACCCGCTGCTGATGGTCGCCACGGCCATCGGCGCCATCTGGCTGTGCACCCTGATCAACCTGCGCGGCATCACCGCCTTTGCCGTGGTGCAGAACTGCCTGACCGCGCTCAAGCTGATCCCGCTGCTGCTGGTGGGCATTCTCGGCTGGTTCCATTTCAACCCCGACTACCTGACCATCCCGGCGCCCAGCGAGCTGCCGAACATGGGCTATGCCCAGGCGATTGCTACCACGGCGGCTCTGACGCTCTGGTCGTTCATCGGCCTGGAATCGGCCACTGTGCCGGCGGACGATGTGCGCGACCCGAAGAAGACCATCCCCCGCGCCACGCTGTTCGGCACCCTGGCAGCTGCCGCGGTGTACATCCTGTCGATCACCGCCGTGCAGGGCCTGATGCCGCCGGAAGTGCTGGCCAAGTCCACGTCGCCGTTCGCTGATGCCGCGCGCATCCTGCTGGGCACCTGGGGCTATTACCTGGTGGCTGGCGGGGCAGTGATCGCCTGCCTCGGCGCGCTCAACGGCTGGGTATTGCTGCAGGGCCAGATCCCGGTGGCGCCGGCCCGCGACGGGCTGTTCCCCGAGTCCCTGGGCAAGCTCAACAAGAACGGCGCGCCGGCCAACGGCCTGCTGTCTTCCGGGCTGCTGGTCACCGCGCTGGTGATGGTCGATGGCCATGGCGAGCTGGTGGAGGTGTTCAACGTCATCATCCTGCTCGGCACCATGACGGGCGTCGTTCCCTACGCCTTCTGCACCGCCGCGCTGATCCAGATGCTGGCGGTGAAGCCCGAGTCCTTCTCGCCGCGCTCGCGCCCGCAGGTGCTGGCGATTGGTTGCCTGGGCTTCCTCTACTCGCTGTGGGCACTCTACGGCACCGGCCAGCAGGCGATCTTCTGGGGCTTCCTGGTGTTCATGGCGGGCATCCCGATGTACACCTGGCGCCAGTACCGCAACCGCGCGCAGGGGCTGCCGATGGCCGCCGGCGACTGA
- the rnhA gene encoding ribonuclease HI: protein MSEEKVEIYTDGACKGNPGPGGWGAVLFYKGAERELWGGEAETTNNRMELMAAIMALAALKRHCDVRIVTDSQYVMQGITEWMVNWKKRGWKTAAKQPVKNADLWQALDEQVNRHTVEWRWVRGHTGHPGNERADMLANRGVSELPR from the coding sequence ATGAGCGAAGAGAAAGTCGAGATCTACACCGACGGCGCCTGCAAGGGCAACCCGGGACCGGGTGGCTGGGGCGCCGTGCTGTTCTACAAGGGCGCCGAGCGCGAACTGTGGGGTGGCGAGGCCGAAACCACCAACAACCGCATGGAACTGATGGCCGCCATCATGGCCCTGGCCGCACTCAAGCGGCATTGCGATGTGCGTATCGTCACCGACTCGCAGTACGTCATGCAGGGCATCACCGAGTGGATGGTCAACTGGAAGAAGCGCGGCTGGAAGACCGCCGCCAAGCAGCCGGTGAAGAACGCCGACCTGTGGCAGGCGCTGGATGAGCAGGTAAACCGGCATACTGTCGAATGGCGCTGGGTGCGCGGCCACACCGGCCACCCCGGCAATGAGCGCGCCGACATGCTCGCCAACCGTGGCGTGAGCGAGCTGCCGCGCTAA
- a CDS encoding putative bifunctional diguanylate cyclase/phosphodiesterase, with product MRCPVTLPNESERLSALSDYGFDDESLLPSLDPVVQIAVRMFGMPVAAVNMIGSDHVFFAAATGIGEVDMGRDVSFCAHAIAQDGVMVVGDASRDERFHDNPLVTAPNGVRFYAGVPLLSVEGQALGALCIIDSQPHEDFSGEDRERLVELARMASDRLELRRIEVASSRTRPLFEEYAGTSPTPVVWFDCWGEIGAWNEAAANLFGYDLIEGSGQSFELLLPERSRQSFRALISGASDATSLDGMAVPGEIAGLRKDGSELSLGLTLFSWSERGKLKFEAVLKDLTARHREEEALRQLASVDVLTGLANRGQFYRRTEEVLVQSRPAAVLMIDLDGFKDVNDSLGHAVGDGILRQVAERLARLATAGATVARIGGDEFAILEPNLLSPEHAMRFAQAVIASIAEPIVIDAHEVRVAASCGVALAPLHAQEALELVGDADLALFKAKSSGRSHAFVFLPALKMEAAARHLYGMELHRAVANGEFLLFYQPQVSLRDGSLRGAEALIRWQHPQRGLLSPAAFLPSLEGGPLAAIVGAWILDEACAQAAYWRRNGAPDLRMGVNLFGAQFRMGNLVTQVLEALERHGLPAEALELEITENIVLNHDDTVLSTLQSLRSYGVGIAFDDFGTGYASLSLLKTYPLSRIKIDRTFVIGMLETQQDLSVIRAILDMARSFDLETIAEGIETSAQRDRLRAERCTEGQGYLFAKPMPSLQFEQLYGIGTRQFGSA from the coding sequence ATGCGCTGTCCCGTGACGTTGCCGAACGAGAGCGAGCGCCTGAGTGCGCTCTCCGATTACGGTTTCGACGACGAAAGCCTGCTGCCCAGCCTCGACCCGGTGGTGCAGATCGCTGTGCGCATGTTCGGCATGCCGGTCGCAGCGGTGAACATGATCGGCAGTGACCACGTGTTCTTCGCCGCCGCCACCGGCATCGGCGAAGTCGACATGGGGCGCGACGTATCCTTCTGCGCCCATGCCATCGCCCAGGACGGCGTGATGGTGGTGGGCGACGCCAGCCGCGATGAGCGCTTCCACGACAACCCGCTGGTGACGGCGCCCAATGGCGTGCGCTTCTACGCGGGCGTGCCGCTGCTCTCGGTCGAGGGACAGGCGCTGGGCGCGCTGTGCATCATCGACAGCCAGCCCCACGAAGACTTTTCCGGCGAGGACCGCGAGCGTCTGGTCGAGCTGGCGCGCATGGCGTCCGACCGGCTCGAACTGCGCCGCATCGAGGTGGCCTCGTCGCGCACCCGGCCGCTGTTCGAGGAGTACGCCGGCACCTCGCCGACTCCTGTGGTCTGGTTCGACTGCTGGGGCGAGATCGGTGCCTGGAACGAAGCGGCGGCCAACCTGTTCGGCTACGACCTGATCGAAGGCAGCGGCCAGTCCTTCGAGCTGCTGCTGCCCGAGCGCAGTCGCCAGTCCTTCCGCGCCCTGATCAGCGGAGCCAGCGATGCCACGTCCCTGGACGGCATGGCCGTGCCGGGGGAAATCGCCGGCCTGCGCAAGGACGGCTCCGAACTCTCGCTGGGCCTGACGCTCTTCAGTTGGTCGGAAAGGGGCAAGCTCAAGTTCGAGGCAGTGCTCAAGGACCTCACCGCCCGCCATCGGGAAGAGGAGGCGCTGCGCCAACTGGCCAGCGTCGATGTACTCACGGGGCTGGCCAATCGCGGCCAGTTCTACCGGCGCACCGAGGAAGTCCTGGTGCAGTCGCGCCCGGCGGCCGTGCTGATGATCGACCTGGACGGCTTCAAGGACGTCAACGACTCCCTCGGCCACGCCGTCGGCGACGGCATTCTGCGGCAGGTTGCCGAGCGACTGGCCCGGCTGGCCACCGCTGGCGCCACGGTGGCGCGCATCGGTGGCGACGAGTTCGCCATCCTCGAGCCGAACCTGCTCTCGCCCGAACACGCCATGCGCTTCGCCCAGGCGGTGATCGCCAGTATCGCCGAGCCCATCGTCATCGACGCTCATGAGGTGCGGGTCGCTGCCAGTTGCGGCGTGGCTCTGGCGCCTCTGCATGCGCAGGAAGCGCTGGAGCTGGTGGGTGACGCCGACCTGGCGCTGTTCAAGGCCAAGAGCAGCGGTCGCAGCCACGCGTTTGTGTTCCTTCCGGCGCTGAAGATGGAAGCGGCGGCGCGGCACCTGTATGGCATGGAGTTGCATCGCGCCGTGGCCAACGGCGAGTTCCTGTTGTTCTACCAGCCCCAGGTCAGCCTGCGCGACGGCTCCCTGCGCGGGGCCGAGGCGCTGATCCGCTGGCAGCATCCACAGCGCGGCCTGCTGTCGCCGGCGGCCTTCCTGCCGTCGCTGGAGGGCGGCCCGCTGGCGGCCATCGTCGGCGCCTGGATACTGGATGAGGCCTGCGCCCAGGCTGCCTACTGGCGGCGCAACGGTGCGCCCGACCTGCGCATGGGGGTGAATCTGTTCGGCGCGCAGTTCCGCATGGGCAACCTGGTCACCCAGGTGTTGGAGGCACTGGAACGGCACGGCCTGCCGGCGGAGGCGCTGGAACTGGAAATCACCGAGAACATCGTGCTCAACCACGACGACACCGTTCTCAGTACCCTGCAGAGCCTGCGCTCCTATGGGGTCGGGATCGCTTTCGACGACTTCGGCACCGGCTACGCCTCCCTCAGCCTGCTCAAGACCTATCCGCTGAGCCGCATCAAGATCGACCGCACCTTCGTCATCGGCATGCTGGAGACCCAGCAGGACCTCTCGGTGATCCGCGCGATCCTCGACATGGCCCGCAGCTTCGATTTGGAGACCATCGCCGAAGGCATCGAAACCTCCGCCCAGCGCGACCGCCTGCGCGCCGAACGCTGCACCGAAGGGCAGGGCTACCTGTTCGCCAAGCCGATGCCGTCGCTGCAGTTCGAGCAGCTCTACGGGATCGGCACGCGGCAGTTCGGCTCCGCCTGA
- a CDS encoding crotonase/enoyl-CoA hydratase family protein — protein MTEYKAFRVELADKIAHVQINRPEKLNAMNVDFWKEIIDIFQWADETDEVRVVVLSGAGKHFSAGIDLALLAQAASHLGKDVGRNARALRKTILQLQGSFNAVDKCSKPVLAAIQGYCIGGGIDLISACDMRYCSADAQFSIKEIDMGMAADVGTLQRLPRLIGDGIMRELAYTGRNVNAEEAQRIGLVNSVYADHSALQDGVMELARQIAAKSPIAIRGTKEMIGYARDHRVEDGLEYIATWNAAMLQSADLQAAMMAHMSKKTPEFAD, from the coding sequence GTGACCGAATACAAAGCCTTCCGCGTTGAACTGGCGGACAAGATCGCCCATGTGCAGATCAACCGCCCGGAAAAACTCAACGCGATGAACGTCGATTTCTGGAAGGAAATCATCGATATCTTCCAGTGGGCCGATGAAACGGATGAAGTTCGCGTCGTCGTCCTCAGCGGCGCCGGCAAGCACTTCTCCGCCGGTATCGACCTCGCCCTGCTGGCCCAGGCCGCCAGCCACCTGGGCAAGGACGTCGGCCGCAACGCCCGCGCACTGCGCAAGACCATCCTGCAGCTGCAGGGCTCCTTCAACGCCGTGGACAAGTGCAGCAAGCCGGTCCTTGCGGCGATCCAGGGCTACTGCATCGGCGGCGGCATCGACCTGATCTCCGCTTGCGACATGCGCTACTGCAGCGCGGATGCGCAGTTCTCCATCAAGGAAATCGACATGGGCATGGCAGCCGATGTCGGCACCCTGCAACGCCTGCCGCGCCTGATCGGCGACGGCATCATGCGTGAGCTGGCCTACACCGGGCGTAACGTCAACGCCGAGGAAGCGCAGCGCATTGGCCTGGTCAACAGCGTCTACGCCGACCATTCCGCGCTGCAGGACGGCGTGATGGAACTGGCCCGACAGATTGCCGCCAAGTCGCCGATTGCCATCCGCGGCACCAAGGAAATGATCGGCTACGCCCGCGACCACCGCGTCGAGGACGGCCTGGAATACATCGCCACCTGGAACGCCGCCATGCTGCAGTCCGCTGACCTGCAGGCCGCGATGATGGCGCACATGAGCAAGAAGACCCCCGAGTTCGCCGATTGA
- the gloB gene encoding hydroxyacylglutathione hydrolase produces the protein MIQIDALPAFSDNYLWLLQDVTRRECAVVDPGDAAPVEQWLQAHPGWKLTDIIITHHHADHVGGVARLKAETGARVLGPAGEKIPGRDVALEDGDRVEVLGLGFEVIHVPGHTLGHIAYFHATNSHDDENQPLLFCGDTLFAGGCGRLFEGTPAQMHASLSRLAALPGRTAVYCAHEYTLNNLRFACAVEPENPEVLARFEEVSRWREQGRISLPSSIALERATNPFLRVSEISVKKVADERSGQQIRTPDEVFATIRRWKDQF, from the coding sequence ATGATACAGATAGATGCTCTGCCCGCCTTTTCCGACAACTACCTCTGGCTGTTGCAGGATGTGACCCGCCGCGAATGCGCGGTGGTCGATCCGGGTGACGCCGCGCCAGTCGAGCAATGGCTGCAGGCCCATCCCGGCTGGAAGCTGACCGACATCATCATCACCCACCACCATGCCGACCACGTCGGCGGCGTCGCCCGCCTCAAGGCGGAAACCGGCGCCCGCGTGCTGGGCCCGGCCGGAGAGAAGATTCCGGGACGCGACGTGGCGCTGGAAGACGGCGACCGGGTCGAAGTGCTAGGGCTGGGCTTCGAAGTCATCCATGTGCCCGGCCACACCCTCGGCCACATTGCCTATTTCCATGCAACGAACAGCCATGACGATGAAAACCAGCCACTGCTGTTCTGCGGCGACACCCTGTTCGCCGGCGGTTGCGGCCGCCTGTTCGAAGGCACACCGGCGCAGATGCATGCCTCGCTGAGCCGGCTGGCCGCCCTGCCCGGCCGCACCGCCGTGTACTGCGCCCACGAATACACCCTGAACAACCTGCGCTTCGCCTGTGCGGTCGAACCGGAGAATCCGGAGGTCCTCGCGCGCTTCGAAGAGGTCAGCCGCTGGCGCGAACAGGGCAGGATCAGCCTTCCTTCTTCCATTGCCCTAGAACGAGCTACGAATCCTTTCCTTCGCGTGTCGGAAATATCCGTTAAGAAAGTCGCCGACGAGCGGAGCGGCCAGCAAATCCGCACGCCGGACGAGGTCTTTGCGACCATTCGCCGCTGGAAGGATCAATTCTGA
- a CDS encoding class I SAM-dependent methyltransferase: MEEPFAQADADWLELIDQARHWLSGPIGGMMLAEEQQLLIDELERYFGGYLVHYGPHAELPASVGNIQRGVRLGPPLPGVEIACDEAAWPLGEHAADVVLLQHGLDFCLSPHRLLREAARSVRPGGHLLVVGVNPWSAWGIRHYFARDALRRARCISPNRVCDWLNLLGFALEKRRFGCYRPPLASAKWQGRLARMETWGPVLQGSGAGFYLLVARKLVVGLRPLRQPRREPRGQLVPLPVAKVSRRDSES; the protein is encoded by the coding sequence ATCGAAGAACCCTTCGCCCAGGCCGATGCCGACTGGCTGGAGCTGATCGACCAGGCCCGCCACTGGCTGTCCGGGCCGATCGGCGGAATGATGCTCGCCGAAGAACAGCAGTTGCTGATCGACGAGCTGGAGCGCTATTTCGGCGGCTACCTGGTGCATTACGGGCCGCATGCGGAGCTGCCGGCCAGCGTCGGCAATATCCAGCGTGGCGTGCGCCTCGGGCCGCCGTTGCCCGGCGTGGAGATCGCCTGCGACGAGGCGGCCTGGCCGCTGGGCGAGCATGCCGCTGATGTGGTGTTGCTGCAGCATGGCCTGGATTTCTGCCTGTCGCCGCATCGCCTGTTGCGCGAAGCCGCGCGCAGCGTGCGACCGGGCGGGCACCTGCTGGTGGTCGGGGTGAATCCCTGGAGTGCCTGGGGCATCCGCCACTACTTCGCCCGCGATGCCTTGCGCCGCGCCCGTTGCATCTCGCCGAACCGGGTCTGCGACTGGCTCAACCTGCTGGGCTTCGCGCTGGAGAAACGCCGCTTCGGGTGTTATCGTCCGCCGCTTGCATCGGCGAAATGGCAGGGCCGTCTGGCCCGCATGGAGACCTGGGGCCCCGTCCTGCAGGGCTCCGGCGCCGGCTTCTATCTATTGGTGGCGCGCAAGCTGGTGGTCGGTCTGCGGCCCCTGCGTCAGCCCCGTCGCGAGCCGCGCGGCCAACTGGTGCCGCTGCCGGTGGCCAAGGTCAGCCGCCGCGATTCCGAGTCCTGA
- the dnaQ gene encoding DNA polymerase III subunit epsilon — MRSVVLDTETTGMPVTDGHRIIEIGCVELDGRRLTGRHFHVYLQPDREIDEGAIAVHGITNEYVKDMPRFREVADDFFEFIKGAQLIIHNAAFDVGFINNEFALLGQSERADVADYCGILDTLLMARERHPGQRNNLDALCKRYGVDNSGRDLHGALLDAEILADVYLAMTGGQTSLSLAGNGAEGDGSGRATASAIRRLAADRGLTRVIRASDAEIEAHVARLAVIEKSAGGPALWAQMEAPKE, encoded by the coding sequence ATGCGCAGCGTCGTACTCGATACTGAAACGACCGGTATGCCGGTCACCGACGGCCACCGGATCATCGAGATCGGTTGCGTCGAACTCGACGGTCGCCGCCTGACCGGCCGGCATTTCCACGTCTACCTGCAGCCCGACCGCGAGATCGACGAAGGTGCGATCGCGGTCCACGGCATCACCAATGAATACGTCAAGGACATGCCGCGCTTCCGCGAAGTGGCGGATGACTTCTTCGAGTTCATCAAGGGCGCCCAGCTGATCATCCACAACGCGGCGTTCGACGTTGGCTTCATCAACAACGAGTTCGCCCTGCTGGGGCAGTCCGAGCGTGCGGACGTCGCCGACTACTGCGGCATCCTCGACACCCTGCTGATGGCCCGCGAGCGCCATCCGGGCCAGCGCAACAACCTCGATGCGCTGTGCAAGCGCTATGGCGTCGACAACTCCGGCCGTGACCTGCACGGCGCATTGCTCGACGCCGAGATTCTTGCCGACGTCTACCTGGCGATGACCGGTGGCCAGACCAGCCTGTCGCTGGCTGGCAATGGTGCAGAGGGTGACGGCAGCGGCCGTGCCACGGCCTCGGCGATCCGTCGCCTGGCGGCAGATCGCGGGTTGACCCGGGTGATTCGCGCCAGCGATGCGGAGATCGAGGCGCATGTGGCGCGCCTGGCGGTGATCGAGAAGTCCGCGGGTGGTCCGGCGCTGTGGGCGCAGATGGAAGCGCCGAAGGAGTGA
- a CDS encoding Orn/Lys/Arg decarboxylase N-terminal domain-containing protein has product MYKDLKFPILIVHRDIKADTVAGDRVRDIARELEQDGFSILSTASSAEGRIVASTHHGLACILVAAEGAGENQRLLQDVVELIRMARVRAPQLPIFALGEQMTIENAPAESMADLHQLRGILYLFEDTVPFLARQVSRAARKYLEGLLPPFFRALVEHTAQSNYSWHTPGHGGGVAYRKSPVGQAFHQFFGENTLRSDLSVSVPELGSLLDHTGPLAEAEARAARNFGADHTFFVINGTSTANKIVWHSMVCRDDLVLVDRNCHKSILHSIIMTGAIPLYLTPERNELGIIGPIPLSEFSRESIAAKIEASPLARGREPRVRLAVVTNSTYDGLCYNAQMIKQALGDSVEVLHFDEAWYAYAAFHEFYDGRYGMGTSRDDSGPLVFTTHSTHKMLAAFSQASMIHVQDAGARRFEQARFNEAFMMHISTSPQYGIIASLDVASAMMEGPAGRSLIQETFDEALSFRRALANVQQNLAENDWWFCVWQPPGVEGTDEVKTRDWVLEPNADWHGFGDAVEDYVLLDPIKVTLATPGLTAGGRLDSRGIPAAVVSRFLWERGLVVEKTGLYSFLVLFSMGVTKGKWSTLVTELLEFKRSYDANQPLADALPSVAQAGGVRYAGMGLRDLCDELHRCYRDHATAKAMKRMYTVLPEIAMRPADAYAQLVRGEVEAVPIDRLEGRIAAVMLVPYPPGIPLIMPGERFTESTRSILDYLAFAQSFERNFPGFDSDVHGLQVREVDGERRYTVECCK; this is encoded by the coding sequence ATGTACAAAGACTTAAAATTCCCCATCCTCATCGTCCACCGCGACATCAAGGCCGATACCGTGGCCGGCGACCGGGTGAGGGATATCGCGCGGGAGCTGGAGCAGGACGGCTTCAGCATCCTTTCCACCGCCAGTTCCGCCGAGGGGCGCATCGTTGCCTCGACCCACCACGGTCTCGCCTGCATCCTGGTCGCCGCCGAGGGGGCGGGGGAGAACCAGCGCCTTCTGCAGGATGTGGTGGAGCTGATCCGCATGGCGCGGGTGCGCGCGCCACAACTGCCGATCTTCGCCCTCGGCGAACAGATGACCATCGAGAACGCGCCGGCCGAGTCCATGGCCGACCTGCACCAGCTGCGCGGCATCCTCTACCTGTTCGAAGACACCGTGCCCTTTCTCGCCCGCCAGGTCAGTCGCGCTGCGCGCAAGTACCTGGAAGGCCTGTTGCCGCCGTTCTTCCGCGCGCTGGTGGAGCACACCGCGCAGTCCAATTATTCCTGGCACACGCCTGGCCACGGAGGGGGCGTGGCCTACCGCAAGAGTCCGGTGGGACAGGCCTTCCATCAGTTCTTCGGGGAGAACACGCTGCGTTCGGACCTTTCCGTCTCGGTCCCCGAGCTGGGCTCGCTGCTCGATCACACCGGTCCGCTGGCCGAGGCGGAAGCCCGTGCGGCGCGCAATTTCGGCGCCGACCATACCTTCTTCGTGATCAACGGCACCTCCACGGCGAACAAGATCGTCTGGCACTCCATGGTCTGCCGCGACGACCTGGTGCTGGTGGACCGCAACTGCCACAAGTCGATCCTCCATTCGATCATCATGACCGGCGCCATCCCGCTGTACCTGACGCCTGAGCGCAACGAGCTGGGCATCATCGGGCCGATCCCGCTGTCGGAGTTCAGCCGCGAATCCATCGCCGCGAAGATCGAGGCCAGCCCGCTGGCGCGCGGCCGAGAGCCCAGGGTGCGGCTGGCGGTGGTGACCAACTCCACCTACGACGGCCTCTGTTACAACGCGCAGATGATCAAGCAGGCTCTGGGCGACAGCGTCGAGGTACTGCATTTCGACGAAGCCTGGTACGCCTACGCGGCCTTCCACGAGTTCTATGACGGACGCTACGGCATGGGCACCAGCCGTGACGACAGCGGCCCGCTGGTGTTCACCACTCACTCCACGCACAAGATGCTCGCCGCCTTCAGCCAGGCCTCGATGATCCATGTGCAGGATGCCGGCGCGCGGCGCTTCGAGCAGGCACGCTTCAACGAAGCCTTCATGATGCACATCTCCACCTCGCCGCAGTACGGCATCATCGCCTCGCTGGACGTGGCCTCGGCGATGATGGAAGGCCCGGCGGGGCGCTCGCTGATCCAGGAAACCTTCGACGAAGCCCTGAGCTTCCGCCGCGCCCTGGCCAATGTGCAACAGAACCTCGCGGAGAACGACTGGTGGTTCTGCGTCTGGCAGCCGCCGGGCGTCGAGGGCACTGACGAGGTGAAGACCCGCGACTGGGTGCTGGAACCCAACGCCGACTGGCACGGCTTCGGCGACGCGGTGGAAGACTACGTGCTGCTCGACCCGATCAAGGTCACCCTGGCCACGCCGGGGCTCACCGCTGGCGGGCGCCTGGATTCGCGCGGGATTCCCGCCGCGGTTGTCAGCCGCTTCCTCTGGGAGCGCGGGCTGGTGGTGGAGAAGACCGGGCTGTACTCCTTCCTCGTGCTGTTCTCCATGGGCGTGACCAAGGGCAAGTGGAGCACCCTGGTCACCGAACTGCTGGAGTTCAAGCGCAGCTACGACGCCAACCAGCCGCTGGCGGACGCGCTGCCCAGCGTCGCCCAGGCCGGCGGCGTACGTTATGCGGGTATGGGCCTGCGCGACCTCTGCGATGAGCTGCACCGTTGCTATCGCGACCACGCCACCGCCAAGGCGATGAAGCGCATGTACACGGTGCTGCCGGAAATCGCCATGCGCCCGGCGGACGCTTACGCGCAACTGGTGCGCGGCGAGGTCGAGGCGGTGCCCATCGATCGGTTGGAAGGGCGCATCGCCGCGGTGATGCTGGTGCCATATCCGCCAGGTATCCCGCTGATCATGCCGGGCGAGCGGTTCACCGAATCCACCCGCTCCATACTCGATTACCTGGCCTTCGCGCAGAGCTTCGAACGCAATTTTCCCGGCTTCGACTCCGACGTCCATGGCCTGCAGGTGCGCGAGGTAGACGGCGAGCGGCGCTATACCGTGGAGTGCTGCAAGTGA